A genomic segment from Streptosporangium roseum DSM 43021 encodes:
- a CDS encoding 50S ribosomal protein bL37 yields MAGRRARRLRRTARPPDPVRHASGLVRRASEEECEGRTRRKGRGMGRRARKSRSRRKRKANHGKRPTAR; encoded by the coding sequence ATGGCCGGCCGTCGTGCCCGCCGCCTCCGCCGCACGGCTCGCCCCCCGGATCCCGTACGGCACGCCTCGGGTCTTGTACGGCGCGCGTCCGAGGAGGAATGTGAAGGCCGGACCCGACGGAAGGGGCGCGGCATGGGCAGGCGAGCGCGCAAGAGCCGGTCACGCAGGAAGCGCAAGGCCAACCACGGCAAAAGGCCGACGGCCCGCTAG
- a CDS encoding alpha/beta hydrolase, with protein sequence MRGRRMTVAGAVMATLAGTAVIGVQPAAGAARTDAGGRSQDDGTTRFQRQGITWHRCQTAPDDAIGKELDDAKAQCAEVTVPLDYSRPGGRTIKVAMSRLKATDPGRRRGALLYNPGGPGVPAMYLALKVKQVAPAVAARYDLIGMDPRFVGRSTPLNCKWPTVSIGSAGSDRRTFDRSVALARDLASRCAAHRDVLPHASTRNTARDMDVIRAALGEPKLSYLGSSYGTYLGEVYLQLFPRRADRVVLDSALNPDLFGPDLTRTAGPAAAAVLENWAAWAARHHDRHRLGATPAEVLATVDRINRAAARSPLRVGRHRVDSGVLPQLLWNVTAGDGDEAYAGFAADVQVLRDAARGVAVTPTPVLEQVLTGLSSPDAEGSASVQTAIQCADRDASRDPETYYRDIQAHRADEPLFGPLTRHLTPCSFWPTTPAEPPTRVRNDVPVLMVGATGDPAATYAGQRAAHRALTGSRLVTLRGAFRHTVYGGLFSPGNACVDSAVNRYLIDGVMPAADTTCSVIPASVKGGRGAGR encoded by the coding sequence ATGCGTGGACGAAGGATGACCGTGGCCGGGGCCGTGATGGCGACCCTCGCGGGCACCGCCGTGATCGGCGTGCAGCCGGCGGCCGGGGCGGCCCGGACGGACGCCGGCGGTCGCAGCCAGGATGACGGGACGACCCGGTTCCAGCGGCAGGGGATCACCTGGCATCGCTGCCAGACCGCCCCGGACGACGCGATCGGCAAGGAACTGGACGACGCGAAGGCCCAGTGCGCCGAGGTCACCGTGCCGCTGGACTACAGCCGGCCGGGCGGACGGACCATCAAGGTCGCGATGTCCCGGCTGAAGGCCACCGATCCCGGGCGCCGGCGGGGGGCGCTGCTGTACAACCCCGGAGGTCCCGGCGTTCCCGCGATGTACCTCGCGCTCAAGGTCAAGCAGGTCGCGCCCGCGGTCGCGGCCCGCTACGACCTGATCGGGATGGACCCCCGTTTCGTCGGGCGCAGCACCCCCCTGAACTGCAAGTGGCCCACTGTCAGCATCGGCTCCGCCGGATCGGACCGGCGCACCTTCGACCGGAGCGTGGCGCTGGCCAGAGACCTGGCGTCCCGCTGCGCCGCCCACCGGGACGTGCTGCCCCACGCCTCCACCCGTAACACCGCCCGGGACATGGACGTGATCCGGGCCGCCCTCGGCGAGCCGAAACTGTCCTACCTCGGCTCCTCCTACGGCACCTACCTGGGCGAGGTCTACCTGCAGCTGTTTCCCCGCCGCGCCGACCGGGTCGTTCTCGACAGCGCCCTGAACCCCGACCTGTTCGGCCCCGACCTGACACGCACGGCGGGACCGGCCGCGGCCGCGGTCCTGGAGAACTGGGCGGCCTGGGCGGCCCGCCACCACGACCGCCACCGTCTGGGCGCCACCCCCGCCGAGGTCCTGGCCACAGTCGACCGGATCAACCGGGCCGCCGCCCGCAGCCCGCTGCGGGTCGGCCGCCACCGCGTCGACAGCGGCGTCCTGCCCCAGCTCCTGTGGAACGTCACCGCCGGCGACGGTGACGAGGCGTATGCCGGATTCGCCGCCGACGTCCAGGTCCTCCGCGACGCCGCCCGCGGCGTCGCGGTCACCCCCACCCCGGTCCTGGAACAGGTCCTGACCGGCCTGTCGTCCCCGGACGCGGAGGGATCCGCCAGCGTCCAGACCGCGATCCAGTGCGCGGACCGGGATGCCTCCCGCGACCCCGAGACCTACTACCGCGACATCCAGGCCCACCGCGCCGACGAGCCCCTGTTCGGCCCGCTGACCCGCCACCTCACCCCCTGCTCGTTCTGGCCGACCACTCCCGCCGAACCGCCCACCCGGGTCCGCAACGACGTCCCGGTCCTGATGGTGGGCGCCACCGGCGACCCGGCAGCCACCTACGCGGGGCAGCGGGCCGCGCACCGCGCCCTGACCGGCTCCCGCCTGGTCACCCTGCGCGGCGCCTTCCGCCACACCGTGTACGGGGGACTCTTCTCCCCCGGGAACGCCTGCGTCGACAGCGCCGTCAACCGCTATCTGATCGACGGCGTCATGCCCGCCGCCGACACCACCTGTTCCGTCATCCCGGCGTCCGTCAAGGGCGGCCGGGGAGCCGGCCGCTGA
- a CDS encoding TIGR03086 family metal-binding protein, producing the protein MTTREDMMTIDIREAYRRTLDDFGALVHRIRPEQWENKTPCVDWDVRALVNHVVGENRWAPELLAGRNVADLGDALDGDLLGDDPLKAFDTSAVAAAQAAGDERSLTCVVHLSFGDVRGEEYITELFADALIHTWDLARAIGADERLDPELVEACAAWFARAEEGYRQAGVIGEQQPVASGTDSQTRLLASWGRRS; encoded by the coding sequence ATGACGACTCGGGAGGACATGATGACTATCGACATACGTGAGGCCTACCGACGCACCCTGGATGACTTCGGCGCTCTTGTGCACCGGATCCGGCCGGAACAGTGGGAGAACAAGACGCCGTGCGTGGACTGGGACGTGCGCGCCCTGGTCAACCACGTGGTCGGGGAGAACCGCTGGGCCCCGGAACTGCTCGCCGGACGGAACGTCGCGGACCTCGGCGACGCTCTTGACGGCGACCTGCTCGGCGACGACCCGTTGAAGGCGTTCGACACCTCGGCGGTGGCCGCCGCCCAGGCTGCGGGTGACGAGCGTTCCCTGACCTGCGTCGTCCACCTGTCGTTCGGCGACGTGCGCGGCGAGGAGTACATCACCGAGCTGTTCGCCGACGCGCTCATCCACACCTGGGACCTGGCCCGTGCGATCGGCGCCGACGAGCGGCTCGACCCCGAGCTGGTCGAGGCCTGCGCGGCCTGGTTCGCACGGGCGGAGGAGGGTTACCGCCAGGCGGGGGTGATAGGAGAACAGCAGCCGGTGGCCTCGGGCACCGATTCCCAGACCAGGCTGCTCGCCTCGTGGGGGCGCCGCAGCTAG
- a CDS encoding AI-2E family transporter, translating to MAEASGPARSSTGFRLLLGLAAAVVTLAGIRAVADIAGPAFLALTLTIAVSPLRVWLRRRGARPWVLVAVPLLTVLLLLVALVGSLVVSAAQLVALLPTYAAQYQRLLASIARGIDHLGITQEQVNSALSKLDPGALIGLVQGFLGGLLSIGSALILIALLLFGMSLDATVTHDAIRSLRTSRPHTVGALSEFARGTCSYLIVSTVFGLIVAVLDTAALWIMGVPLPLLWGLLAFITNYIPNIGFVIGVIPPALLALLDSGPSTMVAVVVVYSVLNFVIQSVIQPKFVGESAGLSTTVTILSLLVWAYELGALGAILAVPLSAFARALLIDSDPAARWATPLISGRLPGRP from the coding sequence ATGGCCGAAGCATCCGGACCCGCGAGATCGTCGACTGGCTTCAGGCTGTTGCTCGGGCTGGCCGCCGCGGTGGTGACGCTGGCCGGGATCAGGGCGGTGGCCGACATCGCCGGCCCGGCCTTCCTGGCGCTCACCCTCACCATCGCGGTGAGCCCGCTCCGGGTCTGGCTGCGCCGCCGCGGGGCGAGGCCGTGGGTGCTGGTCGCGGTCCCGCTTCTCACCGTCCTGCTGCTGCTCGTCGCACTGGTCGGTTCGCTGGTCGTCTCGGCGGCGCAGCTCGTGGCCCTGCTGCCCACCTATGCCGCGCAGTACCAGCGGCTGCTGGCCTCGATCGCCCGGGGCATCGACCACCTCGGCATCACCCAGGAACAGGTCAACTCGGCGTTGAGCAAGCTCGACCCCGGCGCGCTCATCGGCCTGGTGCAGGGTTTCCTGGGCGGGCTGCTCAGCATCGGCTCGGCCCTCATCCTGATCGCGCTGCTGCTGTTCGGGATGAGCCTGGACGCCACCGTGACGCACGACGCGATCAGGTCGCTGCGGACCTCGCGGCCCCACACGGTCGGGGCACTGAGCGAGTTCGCCCGGGGGACGTGCAGCTATCTGATCGTCTCCACGGTCTTCGGGCTGATCGTGGCGGTGCTCGACACCGCCGCCCTGTGGATCATGGGCGTGCCGTTGCCGCTGCTCTGGGGACTGCTGGCGTTCATCACCAACTACATCCCCAACATCGGGTTCGTCATCGGGGTCATCCCGCCCGCGCTGCTGGCGCTGCTGGACTCCGGGCCGAGCACGATGGTCGCCGTGGTGGTCGTCTACTCGGTGCTGAACTTCGTCATCCAGTCGGTGATCCAGCCCAAGTTCGTAGGGGAGTCGGCCGGTCTGTCCACCACGGTCACCATCCTGTCCCTGCTCGTGTGGGCCTACGAGCTCGGCGCCCTGGGGGCGATTCTGGCGGTGCCGCTCAGCGCCTTCGCCCGCGCGCTGCTGATCGACTCCGACCCCGCGGCCCGCTGGGCCACCCCGCTGATCAGCGGCCGGCTCCCCGGCCGCCCTTGA
- a CDS encoding HD domain-containing protein, with product MSANLMDRWRSLAGPEAESLGQDLITRYGEPHRRYHTTDHLEAVLAHIDTLAEHAAAPDLVRLAAWFHDAVYDPRRGDNEERSARLAERTLPEMGLPAGAVATVARLVRLTRTHDPAPDDVDGAVLCDADLAILAAPPEVYAAYAAAVRQEYSFVPDDAFRAGRAAVLRSLLDLPTIFRIADLEAAARANIHAELERL from the coding sequence ATGAGCGCGAATCTGATGGACCGCTGGCGGTCGCTGGCCGGGCCCGAGGCCGAGAGCCTCGGCCAGGACCTGATCACCCGGTACGGCGAGCCGCACCGCAGGTATCACACGACCGACCACCTGGAGGCCGTACTGGCCCACATCGACACGCTGGCGGAGCACGCGGCGGCCCCCGACCTCGTACGGCTCGCGGCCTGGTTCCACGACGCCGTCTACGACCCCCGGCGCGGCGACAACGAGGAACGCAGCGCCCGGCTGGCCGAACGGACGCTGCCCGAGATGGGGCTGCCCGCCGGAGCGGTGGCCACGGTGGCCCGCCTGGTGCGGCTCACCCGGACGCACGACCCCGCGCCGGACGACGTGGACGGCGCCGTGCTGTGCGACGCCGACCTGGCGATCCTGGCCGCCCCGCCCGAGGTCTACGCGGCCTACGCGGCGGCCGTACGCCAGGAGTACTCCTTCGTCCCGGACGACGCCTTCCGTGCCGGCCGGGCGGCCGTGCTGCGCTCGCTGCTCGACCTGCCGACGATCTTCCGGATCGCCGATCTGGAGGCGGCGGCCAGGGCGAACATCCACGCCGAGCTTGAGCGGCTGTGA